In Schaalia sp. JY-X169, the following are encoded in one genomic region:
- the tdh gene encoding L-threonine 3-dehydrogenase, producing the protein MRALRKVTEGPGLELVDIPEPQPGWDDVKIRVKRAGLCGTDLHLYRWDGGAPGSLRPPQTLGHEFSGTIVELGEGVANQEGPNALKVGQLVSVEGHVVCGRCRNCRAGRGHMCLNAAGIGVNRDGAFADYVVVPASNVWVQPDTIDPELGALFDPLGNAVHTCQQVELTGQDVLITGAGPIGIMCVALAKHAGARHVVITDLNEDRLEMARSVGADAALQPNGDELRAAMAELRIREGFDVGLEMSGAPAALQTLVDFCNHGATLALLGLPTKPFAIDWHKVITHMLTIKGVYGREMYDTWYVATFLTETSPELRETLRSVITHRFTPEQFEDAFATAGSGQAGKIIIDWEK; encoded by the coding sequence GTGCGCGCGCTAAGGAAAGTAACTGAAGGTCCAGGACTTGAACTGGTCGACATCCCTGAGCCGCAGCCGGGGTGGGACGACGTGAAGATCCGTGTCAAGCGAGCGGGCCTATGCGGGACGGATCTGCACCTCTACCGCTGGGATGGCGGAGCACCCGGTTCATTGAGGCCACCGCAGACGCTGGGTCACGAGTTCTCCGGAACCATCGTTGAACTGGGTGAGGGCGTGGCGAACCAGGAAGGACCCAACGCGCTCAAGGTTGGGCAACTGGTCAGCGTCGAAGGGCACGTCGTGTGCGGGCGGTGCCGCAACTGTCGGGCCGGGCGCGGCCACATGTGCCTGAATGCGGCTGGAATCGGTGTTAACCGGGACGGCGCATTTGCTGATTACGTGGTGGTTCCGGCCTCGAACGTCTGGGTTCAACCCGACACGATTGACCCCGAACTGGGAGCCCTTTTCGACCCGCTCGGCAATGCTGTTCACACCTGCCAGCAGGTGGAACTCACCGGGCAAGACGTTCTCATCACCGGGGCCGGGCCGATCGGGATCATGTGTGTCGCCCTCGCCAAGCACGCCGGGGCGCGCCACGTCGTCATCACCGACCTCAACGAAGACCGCCTTGAAATGGCGCGCAGTGTCGGTGCGGATGCCGCGTTGCAGCCCAACGGCGACGAACTGCGTGCCGCTATGGCTGAGTTGCGGATCCGCGAAGGATTCGACGTAGGACTGGAAATGTCCGGGGCACCCGCTGCGCTCCAGACACTGGTTGACTTCTGCAACCACGGGGCGACGCTGGCGCTCCTGGGCCTGCCCACCAAACCGTTCGCGATCGACTGGCACAAAGTCATCACCCACATGCTCACAATCAAGGGCGTGTACGGGCGCGAAATGTACGACACGTGGTACGTGGCGACATTCTTGACGGAAACCTCACCGGAACTCCGTGAGACATTGCGATCCGTGATTACACACCGCTTCACGCCTGAGCAGTTTGAGGACGCCTTCGCCACCGCGGGCTCCGGGCAAGCAGGCAAGATCATTATCGACTGGGAGAAATAG
- a CDS encoding HNH endonuclease signature motif containing protein, whose translation MGMRLAQTVAELQHVDGLLPTVEQIGTGTDVEVLELARFTAFLVKRIQGVGVACAGVLDRRITDGSITDGGALGFGGAAQLVRDLTGSSMAEARKRLRLAVAITPGDDGREFGSAPPCELVAAAVEEGQVSEAAAVQIVDTLKRHEELGGAAGKEMESHLIGVAMGVDTSGVDYGAVERQIRDGSLCGALGAGPGRGTDIPGTGREAHLDEVRRACSQASDSWNPRRAVDADRDVTKGRFLVIGREVEGLVSLRGSLLPEVAASLEAMTNAITSPRARIRPEGYGRGSDALLHCDGAGQAGEASGVAHESDSKDSAFDRRDPGQKRHDAFASILNVAAATAAATASATSGVPILGGAASTVMIQTSREAMEQRRAGVVHTNNGPVSTSGLAVEHAACVGAVQFYSVDPGGALISLGNQQRTFTGHQRRAILARDGGCVIPNCDVPGQWCEVHHVTPHALNGPTHTDNGVLLCYFHHRHIEESGWNVRMKNGVPEVRPPRWKDPDRRWWPTRRVGSTGSDTGSEKSASGIRGTTGSGALLLDPDRGHGPDGEQTPLLL comes from the coding sequence ATGGGGATGCGATTAGCGCAGACCGTTGCGGAATTGCAACACGTTGATGGTCTGCTGCCGACGGTGGAGCAAATCGGTACAGGCACCGACGTGGAGGTGCTTGAACTCGCACGCTTTACGGCATTCTTAGTGAAGAGAATCCAGGGCGTGGGTGTGGCGTGCGCCGGCGTGTTGGACCGGCGTATCACTGACGGGTCTATCACCGACGGCGGCGCACTCGGGTTTGGGGGAGCAGCGCAACTGGTGCGCGACCTGACGGGTTCCTCAATGGCTGAGGCACGAAAGCGACTCCGGTTGGCTGTCGCGATTACTCCCGGGGATGATGGCAGAGAGTTCGGCTCTGCTCCGCCGTGCGAGCTTGTTGCGGCAGCGGTTGAGGAAGGACAGGTTTCTGAAGCGGCTGCAGTGCAGATTGTCGACACGCTGAAGCGGCATGAAGAGCTCGGAGGAGCCGCGGGAAAAGAGATGGAGTCGCATTTGATTGGTGTGGCTATGGGTGTCGATACCTCAGGAGTTGACTATGGCGCTGTCGAACGGCAGATCCGCGATGGGAGCCTCTGCGGCGCTTTGGGTGCAGGGCCAGGTAGGGGTACTGACATCCCTGGAACGGGCCGGGAGGCGCACTTGGATGAGGTGCGGCGGGCGTGTAGTCAGGCATCGGACTCGTGGAATCCTCGCAGGGCGGTTGATGCGGACCGTGATGTGACAAAGGGACGTTTTCTGGTGATTGGCCGGGAGGTCGAGGGGCTCGTTTCGTTGCGGGGCAGTCTGCTACCAGAGGTAGCAGCATCTCTTGAAGCAATGACCAATGCAATTACGTCACCACGGGCTCGGATCAGGCCAGAGGGCTATGGGCGCGGCAGCGATGCGCTTCTTCATTGCGATGGTGCCGGGCAAGCAGGTGAAGCCTCGGGGGTGGCGCATGAGTCTGACAGCAAAGATAGCGCGTTTGATCGTCGGGATCCCGGGCAAAAACGACATGATGCTTTCGCATCGATACTGAATGTCGCGGCCGCGACGGCCGCCGCCACTGCCTCTGCCACCTCAGGTGTGCCCATTCTTGGGGGCGCCGCATCTACAGTGATGATTCAGACAAGTCGTGAAGCGATGGAGCAACGTCGCGCCGGAGTCGTCCACACAAACAACGGGCCAGTCAGCACTTCTGGGCTGGCAGTAGAGCACGCGGCCTGTGTTGGGGCAGTGCAGTTCTACTCCGTGGATCCCGGCGGCGCTTTGATCAGCCTTGGTAATCAGCAGAGGACGTTCACTGGCCACCAGCGTCGCGCAATCCTGGCGCGGGATGGCGGATGCGTCATCCCCAACTGTGATGTCCCTGGGCAGTGGTGCGAAGTACACCATGTAACTCCGCATGCTCTGAATGGACCGACCCATACTGACAACGGGGTTCTCCTGTGCTACTTCCATCATCGCCACATCGAGGAATCCGGATGGAATGTGCGAATGAAGAACGGTGTTCCGGAGGTGCGTCCGCCTCGCTGGAAGGACCCTGACAGGCGGTGGTGGCCAACTCGGAGAGTTGGCAGTACGGGCAGTGACACTGGCTCTGAGAAGAGTGCCAGTGGAATTCGGGGCACTACTGGAAGTGGCGCGCTATTGCTCGATCCCGATCGTGGCCACGGGCCCGATGGTGAGCAAACACCCTTGCTGTTGTAG
- a CDS encoding glycine C-acetyltransferase, with product MYANKEQVTAELQSIRDAGLYKEERPLMGPQGALVQTLSGRALNFCANNYLGLADDPRIVAASKESLDQWGYGLSSVRFICGTQEQHLALEYGISQYLRRDDTILFSSCFDANGGIFQVLFGPEDAIVSDALNHASLIDGIRLSKAKRFRYANRDMADLRAQLVAAREAGAKTIVIVTDGVFSMDGYYAPLPEICDLADEFGALVMVDDSHATGFVGPEGRGVAAMYGVEDRVDILTGTLGKALGGASGGYVSSHQEIIDLLRQRARPYLFSNTLAPSIVAGASEAIAIAQEADDAREHLQEMANLFRELMDEAGFELLPGSHPIIAVMFPGEDGARQATAVAAEMLRQGVYVTAFSFPVVPKGEARIRVQISAAHSEGDVRAAVAAFVNALETMGSVGI from the coding sequence ATGTACGCCAACAAAGAGCAGGTCACCGCGGAGCTGCAGAGCATTCGTGATGCTGGCCTGTACAAAGAAGAGCGTCCGCTGATGGGCCCGCAGGGCGCCCTCGTGCAAACCCTTTCGGGGCGGGCGCTCAACTTCTGCGCAAACAACTACCTGGGGCTTGCCGACGATCCGCGCATTGTGGCGGCCAGTAAGGAGTCGCTGGACCAGTGGGGCTACGGATTATCGTCTGTGCGGTTCATTTGCGGGACGCAGGAGCAGCATCTCGCCCTCGAATACGGGATCTCGCAGTACTTGCGCCGCGATGACACCATCTTGTTCTCCTCCTGCTTTGACGCAAACGGGGGGATCTTCCAGGTTCTCTTTGGTCCCGAGGACGCCATCGTTTCGGACGCCCTCAACCACGCGTCTCTAATTGACGGGATTCGCCTCTCCAAGGCGAAGAGGTTCCGCTATGCCAACAGGGACATGGCGGACCTGCGCGCTCAGTTGGTGGCGGCGCGCGAAGCGGGGGCGAAGACTATTGTGATCGTGACCGACGGCGTGTTCTCCATGGATGGGTACTATGCGCCGCTGCCGGAAATCTGCGATCTGGCGGACGAGTTTGGCGCCTTGGTGATGGTGGATGACTCCCACGCCACGGGTTTCGTTGGGCCGGAAGGTCGAGGTGTCGCCGCCATGTACGGCGTGGAGGATCGCGTTGACATCCTCACGGGCACACTCGGCAAGGCGCTGGGTGGCGCATCTGGCGGCTACGTTTCTTCGCACCAGGAAATCATCGATCTTCTGCGGCAGAGGGCGCGTCCCTACCTGTTCTCAAACACTCTGGCGCCGTCGATTGTGGCGGGGGCGAGCGAGGCAATTGCGATCGCTCAAGAAGCCGACGACGCGCGTGAACACCTGCAAGAGATGGCGAACCTCTTCCGTGAGTTGATGGATGAGGCCGGATTCGAGCTTCTGCCCGGAAGTCACCCGATCATTGCCGTCATGTTTCCCGGCGAGGACGGGGCGCGGCAAGCCACCGCTGTAGCGGCAGAGATGCTGCGCCAAGGTGTGTACGTGACCGCATTCAGTTTCCCTGTGGTTCCGAAGGGGGAGGCGCGGATTCGCGTGCAGATCTCAGCGGCGCACAGTGAAGGTGATGTGAGAGCGGCGGTTGCGGCGTTTGTGAATGCGCTGGAGACCATGGGCTCTGTCGGAATCTGA
- a CDS encoding TM2 domain-containing protein has protein sequence MTYQYPSNVVVQPTKSFVVTWLLSWFLGYFGIDRFYLGKVGTGILKLVTLGGFGVWYLIDLIMTLVGAQTDKWGRPLAGYKKNSALAWIITIIVTFGSTIITFISGGFSALMGMF, from the coding sequence ATGACATATCAATACCCAAGTAACGTAGTCGTGCAGCCGACCAAATCGTTCGTCGTCACGTGGTTGCTCTCGTGGTTTCTTGGCTACTTTGGGATTGACCGCTTCTACCTGGGCAAAGTCGGCACCGGCATCCTCAAACTGGTGACCCTGGGCGGCTTTGGCGTCTGGTACCTGATTGATCTGATCATGACCCTAGTCGGCGCACAGACCGACAAGTGGGGACGTCCGCTTGCAGGGTACAAGAAGAACAGTGCGCTCGCGTGGATCATCACCATCATCGTCACATTCGGGAGCACCATCATCACGTTCATTTCAGGTGGCTTCTCTGCTCTGATGGGCATGTTCTAG
- a CDS encoding family 20 glycosylhydrolase, with protein MSVPLVPAPVHMAVGSGSFELIPGGVAAPPQFAGVAQLFADEVARESGISLTVASSDSASPVITVELSSEGLDAVARASGNRADGNAEADERYGLAITTEGVRVWAATPEGVFRGLASLRQLIAAGASDGVATLPVIEVVDGPRYAWRGISFDVVRTFHGPETVRRVIDMLAVHKLNVLHLHLTDDQGWRIEVPSRPALTEVGSTGAIGDRPGGFYTVAEMAELVKYAADRFITIVPEIDMPGHTGAIFRSYPELAPTKGFSGDIAPGLAVGTLDPGRPETWEFVGDVLDDIIPQFPNTAYIHIGGDEAFGMPVEEHAAFMERATRMVRDRGRFAVVWQEAARGNLSSQDVVQYWMDARDTGAMLANEALTAMVPEEMLGVLKETLSHVAQDVPRALEMGTKLIVSPTSRLYFDRPQGDASLPIDTQYEEVGFGFNKSVLTGLLCD; from the coding sequence ATGTCAGTTCCGCTAGTTCCAGCACCCGTTCACATGGCCGTTGGGAGTGGGTCGTTTGAGCTCATTCCCGGCGGGGTCGCGGCCCCGCCACAGTTCGCCGGAGTTGCCCAGTTGTTTGCTGACGAGGTCGCACGGGAATCGGGGATTTCCCTGACCGTTGCGTCCTCGGACAGTGCGTCGCCTGTGATCACAGTTGAGTTGAGTAGTGAGGGGCTTGACGCTGTAGCGAGGGCGAGTGGGAACCGGGCTGATGGTAACGCAGAGGCAGACGAACGTTACGGCCTCGCAATCACGACGGAGGGCGTGCGGGTATGGGCGGCCACCCCGGAGGGCGTGTTCCGCGGGCTGGCATCGCTACGCCAACTGATTGCTGCAGGGGCGTCGGACGGGGTCGCGACCCTCCCCGTGATCGAGGTCGTCGACGGACCAAGGTATGCATGGCGGGGAATCTCGTTTGACGTCGTTCGTACCTTCCACGGGCCCGAGACGGTGCGGCGCGTCATCGACATGCTCGCCGTTCACAAGCTCAACGTGCTGCACCTGCATCTCACCGATGACCAGGGATGGCGCATCGAGGTGCCGTCACGCCCCGCGCTGACCGAGGTGGGGTCCACTGGCGCCATCGGGGACCGGCCGGGTGGGTTCTATACCGTCGCTGAGATGGCCGAACTGGTGAAGTATGCGGCCGACCGCTTCATCACCATTGTCCCGGAGATCGACATGCCGGGTCACACTGGCGCCATTTTCCGGTCGTACCCTGAACTGGCTCCCACCAAGGGTTTCTCCGGGGATATTGCGCCCGGGCTTGCGGTGGGGACGCTGGATCCTGGGCGTCCGGAGACCTGGGAGTTCGTGGGGGACGTCCTCGACGACATCATTCCGCAGTTTCCAAACACCGCCTATATCCACATAGGTGGCGATGAGGCGTTCGGAATGCCTGTGGAGGAGCACGCGGCATTCATGGAGCGAGCGACCCGGATGGTTCGCGACCGAGGGCGGTTTGCCGTGGTGTGGCAAGAGGCGGCGCGGGGGAACTTGAGTAGTCAGGACGTTGTCCAGTACTGGATGGATGCACGAGATACTGGGGCGATGCTGGCCAATGAGGCGCTCACAGCGATGGTTCCCGAGGAAATGCTCGGGGTGCTGAAGGAGACGCTTTCGCACGTGGCGCAAGACGTGCCGCGGGCGTTGGAGATGGGAACGAAACTGATTGTCTCTCCGACCAGTCGTCTCTACTTTGACCGTCCTCAAGGGGATGCCTCATTGCCGATTGACACACAGTATGAAGAGGTTGGTTTTGGGTTCAACAAGTCTGTTCTCACAGGGTTGCTGTGCGATTAG
- a CDS encoding type II toxin-antitoxin system VapC family toxin, whose amino-acid sequence MIVLDASAVLAFLAGEQGSEIVERQLAGGVIGAANWSEVLQKIRTRGADCDVAAAVLASYGVEVVAVTAEDALVAARLWHPKTPLSLGDRLCLALGERMGVSVLTADRAWGSEGRIVQIR is encoded by the coding sequence GTGATTGTCCTCGACGCATCTGCGGTCCTAGCGTTCCTTGCCGGAGAGCAGGGGAGCGAGATTGTTGAGAGGCAGTTGGCGGGCGGCGTTATCGGTGCGGCAAACTGGTCTGAGGTGCTGCAGAAGATCCGCACGCGGGGGGCCGACTGCGATGTCGCGGCAGCGGTGCTTGCAAGCTACGGCGTAGAGGTCGTGGCAGTGACTGCTGAGGACGCATTGGTTGCAGCTAGGCTGTGGCACCCAAAGACTCCACTGTCGCTGGGGGACCGCCTCTGTTTGGCGCTAGGTGAGCGGATGGGTGTCTCGGTGTTAACCGCGGACCGCGCATGGGGCTCCGAAGGGCGAATCGTCCAGATCCGCTGA
- a CDS encoding DASS family sodium-coupled anion symporter — MKPVQKVGLVLGIAAFFVPFIVDIPNLDAPGERMLAIFLLAIVFWVTEAVPLTATAVLVILLEVLLVAQGALWDPTGGNPELIEAALPASTYFAALANPVIILFLGGFMIADGAEKYGLDKNITAVMLKPFAGSARSTVLGLMLITGILSAFMSNTATTATMFAVVIPILSSIKDPKARAGVALAIPLAANVGGIATPVGTPPNAIAIGALSTQGIDVSFAHWTMMAAPFAIVILVASWMLICLLFIPRGQTIDLEVEADWNMTNKAKIFYAVAALTIILWMTEPVHGISSNTVGFIPVALLLCLRVMDGEDVKKLDWPVLWLVSGGIALGTGVGATGLDAWLVNSIGWHALGGVGVIVVLCMVGLGFANVMSHSAAANLLVPLAISLSVALPGTNTMMIAVVVAIATSLGMSLPISTPPNAIAYSTGMVSVKNMAIVGVIVGIVATLLLALAMPPLWNIMGLV; from the coding sequence TTGAAGCCCGTCCAAAAGGTCGGCCTCGTCCTTGGTATCGCAGCCTTCTTCGTTCCTTTCATCGTTGATATTCCAAACCTGGATGCACCGGGGGAGCGGATGTTGGCGATCTTCCTGCTCGCCATCGTCTTCTGGGTAACCGAGGCGGTCCCCCTGACGGCAACCGCCGTCCTCGTCATTCTCCTGGAAGTGCTGCTGGTCGCCCAAGGTGCCCTGTGGGACCCGACCGGTGGCAACCCCGAACTTATCGAGGCGGCCCTTCCGGCTTCCACTTACTTTGCGGCTCTTGCCAACCCGGTGATTATCCTCTTCCTCGGCGGATTCATGATCGCTGACGGAGCAGAGAAGTACGGGCTTGATAAGAACATCACGGCCGTAATGCTCAAACCGTTTGCGGGTTCAGCGCGTTCCACAGTGCTTGGATTAATGCTGATTACCGGTATTCTCTCCGCATTCATGTCAAACACCGCCACCACGGCGACCATGTTCGCAGTTGTGATCCCCATCCTGAGTTCCATAAAGGACCCCAAGGCACGAGCGGGCGTCGCACTCGCGATTCCGTTGGCCGCCAACGTTGGCGGAATCGCCACGCCCGTGGGTACCCCACCGAATGCTATTGCGATCGGTGCTCTCTCCACGCAGGGAATTGATGTCTCATTCGCTCACTGGACGATGATGGCGGCCCCTTTTGCCATCGTGATCCTGGTTGCGTCGTGGATGCTGATTTGTCTCCTATTCATTCCTCGCGGGCAGACGATCGACCTCGAGGTTGAAGCCGACTGGAACATGACGAACAAGGCCAAAATCTTCTACGCGGTCGCAGCCCTAACGATCATCCTGTGGATGACTGAGCCGGTACACGGGATCTCATCCAATACGGTTGGGTTCATTCCGGTGGCTCTACTTCTCTGCTTGCGTGTCATGGACGGAGAAGACGTCAAGAAGCTGGACTGGCCCGTTCTCTGGCTGGTGTCTGGCGGTATCGCCCTCGGCACCGGGGTGGGAGCAACCGGGCTTGACGCCTGGTTGGTGAACTCAATCGGGTGGCACGCTCTGGGTGGAGTCGGAGTCATCGTGGTCCTGTGTATGGTCGGACTGGGTTTTGCGAATGTCATGTCTCACTCGGCAGCTGCCAACCTGCTGGTTCCACTGGCTATTTCGCTGTCGGTGGCGCTGCCCGGAACCAACACCATGATGATCGCGGTGGTTGTGGCAATCGCGACCTCGCTGGGGATGTCGCTACCGATCTCAACTCCACCGAACGCCATCGCGTATTCCACCGGCATGGTTTCGGTGAAGAACATGGCAATAGTGGGGGTCATTGTCGGCATCGTTGCGACACTGCTCCTAGCCCTCGCGATGCCGCCACTGTGGAACATCATGGGGTTGGTTTAG
- a CDS encoding NAD-dependent epimerase/dehydratase family protein: MGARESSSRLWVVTGAAGFLGNNVVRELLAKGESVRAAVYMGQEHTGPTPPVLPPSDKTPPALPPSDKTPPALPPRADSVPPALVDLQDDENLEIVRIDVRDLASVQQAFTSSDLPVWVVHCVGIVSIAGKVTPLVEETNVGGTANVVAAARSTSVERLAYISSVHAMPEVDGVARELDHSEDFNPDAVHGEYAKTKAAATSIVLGATDLWRVVVFPSGMAGHHDFGDTHLTRLVRDAASGTLFISVKGGYDFADARDIAEATIAAIEKGHSGRTYLLPGHYCPVSKLVSAVASAQGHFRPAALPLWIARTIAPLAELIALLRGTAPLFTKYSLRVLAEPGRFSSTRARRELGYAPRPLQDTIRDTLDWVTTHPAGRPLIRPSAPLSGRVVFA, encoded by the coding sequence GTGGGAGCAAGAGAAAGCTCGTCCCGGCTATGGGTAGTAACAGGTGCGGCCGGATTCCTCGGCAACAATGTGGTTCGAGAGCTGCTCGCAAAGGGAGAGAGTGTGCGTGCCGCGGTCTATATGGGCCAGGAACACACGGGCCCAACACCTCCCGTCCTCCCACCGTCTGACAAAACACCTCCGGCCCTCCCACCGTCTGACAAAACACCTCCGGCCCTCCCACCACGCGCAGACTCGGTACCCCCGGCGCTTGTCGACCTCCAAGATGATGAGAACCTGGAGATTGTTCGAATAGACGTACGTGACCTTGCGTCCGTGCAGCAAGCCTTCACGTCCAGCGATCTCCCCGTGTGGGTTGTGCACTGTGTCGGCATCGTCTCGATTGCGGGCAAGGTTACTCCTCTAGTCGAGGAAACAAATGTGGGTGGCACAGCCAATGTGGTTGCCGCAGCGCGATCAACGAGCGTCGAAAGGTTGGCTTACATCTCAAGCGTGCATGCCATGCCTGAAGTTGACGGGGTCGCTCGGGAGCTTGATCACTCCGAGGACTTCAACCCAGATGCCGTGCACGGTGAGTACGCGAAGACCAAGGCCGCTGCAACGAGCATTGTCCTTGGTGCCACAGATCTCTGGCGCGTCGTAGTTTTCCCTTCAGGAATGGCTGGACACCACGACTTTGGGGATACACACCTGACCCGACTGGTGCGGGATGCAGCTTCGGGAACCCTCTTCATTTCGGTCAAGGGAGGGTATGACTTCGCGGACGCACGGGACATAGCGGAGGCGACAATCGCTGCAATCGAGAAGGGACACAGTGGGCGAACCTACCTGTTGCCGGGACACTACTGCCCGGTAAGTAAGCTCGTGTCGGCGGTCGCTTCTGCCCAGGGACATTTCCGACCTGCAGCTCTACCACTGTGGATTGCACGCACAATCGCACCGCTGGCGGAACTCATCGCGCTGCTCCGAGGCACGGCCCCCCTGTTTACCAAGTACTCGCTGCGGGTTCTTGCCGAGCCAGGAAGGTTCTCAAGCACACGAGCACGCCGGGAGCTCGGCTACGCACCGCGCCCACTGCAGGACACGATCCGTGACACTCTGGATTGGGTGACAACTCATCCGGCCGGGCGACCCCTCATCCGGCCGAGTGCCCCCTTGTCCGGCCGAGTAGTCTTCGCCTAG
- a CDS encoding AbrB/MazE/SpoVT family DNA-binding domain-containing protein — MSTTFVAPLGDRGRLVLPAKLRASQNWEQGDSLVLVETSKGVLIATRRQALDLLRDQLAGESLVQELIDERRQAAKAEQSGDE, encoded by the coding sequence ATGAGTACCACATTTGTTGCGCCGTTGGGAGACCGAGGGCGGTTAGTGCTGCCGGCTAAGCTCCGCGCAAGCCAGAACTGGGAGCAAGGTGACTCTCTTGTATTGGTGGAAACGTCCAAGGGTGTCTTGATTGCGACCCGTCGGCAAGCGCTAGACCTGCTTCGTGACCAATTGGCGGGAGAGAGCCTGGTCCAAGAGCTTATTGACGAGCGGCGACAGGCAGCCAAGGCCGAGCAGAGTGGCGACGAGTGA